In Pseudomonas campi, the sequence TTCGGCTGCCGGTCTTTTATCCCTGCACGGCCAGTCTCTGGCCTAGCTTTATGACCCGTCCCGACGGGTCTTTTTTTGCCCGGCAGAAAGGTAGCGTCTCCAGCTAATGGCGCCGCCGCTTTTGTAGGAGCGGGCTTGCCCGCGATTGGGGCCATACAAAGCATCGCGACCAAGGTCGCTCCTACGGTTCAGGCCTTCAACCCATAACGGGGACAGGCCCATGAAAAAGCCCGGCACTGGGCCGGGCTTCGTCACTGCTGCGCGGTGTTACTTGATTTCCACCGCCAGGCTGTCGTGGATCTTCTTCTGCCAGATCGCCGGGCCGGTGATGTGCACCGACTCGCCCTTGGTGTCGACCGCCACGGTTACCGGCATGTCCTTCACTTCGAACTCGTAGATGGCTTCCATGCCCAGCTCGGCAAAGGCCACCACGCGCGACTTCTTGATCGCCTGGGCGACCAGGTAGGCGGCGCCGCCGACGGCCATCAGGTACACGGCCTTGTTGTCCTTGATCGCGTCGATGGCGATCGGGCCACGCTCGGACTTGCCGATCATGCCCAGCAGGCCGGTGCTCTCGAGGATCTGCCGGGTGAACTTGTCCATCCGCGTGGCGGTGGTCGGGCCGGCTGGGCCAACCACTTCTTCGCGTACCGGATCGACCGGGCCGACGTAATAGATGAAGCGGCCTTTCAGATCGACCGGCAGCTCTTCGCCCTTGTTGAGCATGTCGACCATGCGCTTGTGCGCGGCGTCGCGGCCGGTGAGCATCTTGCCGTTGAGCAGCACGGTCTCGCCCGGTTTCCAGCTCTGTACTTCTTCCGGGGTGATGGTGTCCAGATTGACGCGGCGCGCGCTCGGGCCGGCTTCCCAGACGATTTCCGGGTAGGCGTCGAGGGGCGGCGCTTCCAGTTCGGCCGGGCCGGAACCGTCGAGCACGAAGTGGGCGTGACGGGTGGCGGCGCAGTTGGGGATCATGCACACCGGCAAGGAGGCGGCGTGGGTCGGGTAGTCCATGATCTTGACGTCGAGCACGGTGGTCAGGCCGCCCAGGCCCTGGGCGC encodes:
- a CDS encoding fumarate hydratase — translated: MTVIKQDDLIQSVADALQFISYYHPVDFIQAMHEAYLKEESPAARDSMAQILINSRMCATGHRPICQDTGIVTVFIRVGMDVRWDGATMSVDDMINEGVRRAYNLPENVLRASILADPAGARKNTKDNTPAVIHYSIVPGDKVEVDVAAKGGGSENKSKMAMLNPSDSIVDWVLKTVPEMGAGWCPPGMLGIGIGGTAEKAAVMAKEVLMESIDIHELKARGPQNKLEEMRLELFEKVNQLGIGAQGLGGLTTVLDVKIMDYPTHAASLPVCMIPNCAATRHAHFVLDGSGPAELEAPPLDAYPEIVWEAGPSARRVNLDTITPEEVQSWKPGETVLLNGKMLTGRDAAHKRMVDMLNKGEELPVDLKGRFIYYVGPVDPVREEVVGPAGPTTATRMDKFTRQILESTGLLGMIGKSERGPIAIDAIKDNKAVYLMAVGGAAYLVAQAIKKSRVVAFAELGMEAIYEFEVKDMPVTVAVDTKGESVHITGPAIWQKKIHDSLAVEIK